In Fimbriimonadaceae bacterium, the genomic window GACGAATCAACTGTCGCCGGGCAATAACCAATGGACCCTAGTCTGATTGCCCAGGCTTAGGCGTTCCTTACTCGAGCCCCCGGCTGGTTCCGGGGGCATTTTGCGTCTGAAGTAGTATGGAGGTCCGATGGCGTTAGTACGAATCGAGCAGTCGTTCCGAACGCAATTGGAATGGCAGGATATTGAGGACCGGCTGTATGCCATCGCGGAGTGGCTCGGATATGAGCTGATCTACGAGGATCCGGACTATGTCTTTATGCGGGGCGACAACCGCACGTTCATGCCCTCGCTCTTGGCGATGCCGACCACCCTGACCGTCTCGATCGGCCGTGGAGATGGCCTCGAGTCGGATGTCTCCTTGAACCTGCTGATCGCCCCAGGAGCGGGCTCGTCGGTATCCCAAGGTGAAGCCGAACTTCTGCGCCAGGAATTGAATGAGGTGATCGGTTGGATTGAGCGGCTCGAGTCACCAACCATTGATCGGACCGAACAGGTCGCCTGGGGGCATCGCCGGGACGTTCGATTGAGCGTCACAGCCGAGGTTTCGATTTGGGTGCTCAGTATCGTGGCCGCCTGGCTCTATGGATGGCAGATGGGAGTTCTCGTCCTGGTCGTGGTGTACTCCCTTGCTTGGTATTGGGATGGCCGAATGCGGCGTAAATACCCTGAGTTTCCGTTGACCAGACCCGGACCGCATATGGGACTCTCGGCCAAGCTTCGCGAGCGTTATCATCTGGCCCGGGCTACCGAACTGCGAGAGTTGCAGGGTCGCCCGGTCTTCGATGATGCCGAATTCTAGAGTGTTCCGGCTTCGATTCGATCCGTACCCACATACTGCCGTAACGGACCAGGCACGTCGACGTATCCGTCTGGATGATAGTGCGTTTCAACGATTGCGCTGAATAGGCGAGGCGTCGCCAGTCCACTACCGTTCAAGATATGGACATGCTCTGGTTTGGCGCCCTGCTCCCGTCGGAAGCGTATGTTCGCCCGCCTCGCTTGGTACGCCTCGAAATTCGTGCAGCTTGAAATCTCGAGGTACCGCCCGACTCCGGGGGACCAGACCTCCAGATCGTAGCATTTGCATCCCTTGTCACCCATGTCGCCCGCGCAAAGCAGGACGACACGGTAATGCAATCCAAGTGTCTGGAGGACCGACTCCGCATCTGCGGTGAGCTGCTCAAGTTCATCGTAACTCGACTCTGGGAGGGTGAACTTGACGAGTTCGATCTTGTCGAATTGGTGGATCCTTAACAGCCCGCGCGTGTCCTTTCCTGCGGAACCTGCTTCCTTTCTGAAGCACGCGGAATAGCCGGCGAGATTGATCGGCAGCTGCCAGGCCTCAAGGATCTCGTCGCGATAGAGATTGGTGACCGGTACCTCGGCGGTGGGAATCAGATATAAGCCGTCGTCCACCTTGTAAAGGTCCTCTTCGAACTTCGGCAAGTTGCCGGTTCCAACCAGGCTCGCCGTATTGACGATATACGGTGGAAAGACCTCGCGGTACCCGTTGTTTTGGGTCTGGTGGTCGATCATGAAGCTGATAAGCGCCCGCTGGAGGCGTGCTCCCCAGCCCGTGTAGACAGGAAATCCGCTTCCGGCGATCTTGGCGCCCCGAGCAAGGTCGATCAGGCCGAGCTCTTCGCCGATTTCCCAATGCGGCTTGGCCTCCCACTCGAAGGTTGGTGGCTCGGCAAAAGTTCTCACGACGACGTTGTCTTCTGGATCAGCGCCGTCGGGAACCGATTCATGGGGAAGGTTGGGAAACTTAAGCTCGATCTCCGAGAGCGCGGCTTCCAAGTCACGCACCTGTTGCTCCAGGGCCTGAATCTGGGCTTTTAGTGCAGCAGTTTCTCCCTTCGCTGCTTCGGCTTCCTCGCGCTTGCCCTGCGCCATCAGATGACCAATCGTTTTGCTGATCGCATTGCTCCGGGCTAGCATTTCATCAAGAGCATGCTTTTGTGTTCGCCACTCGGCATCGATGCGGGTGAACTCGTCGATCGGTGCCTCG contains:
- the serS gene encoding Serine--tRNA ligase; the encoded protein is MLDRQLLREQPEFVRQQCLRKGIEAPIDEFTRIDAEWRTQKHALDEMLARSNAISKTIGHLMAQGKREEAEAAKGETAALKAQIQALEQQVRDLEAALSEIELKFPNLPHESVPDGADPEDNVVVRTFAEPPTFEWEAKPHWEIGEELGLIDLARGAKIAGSGFPVYTGWGARLQRALISFMIDHQTQNNGYREVFPPYIVNTASLVGTGNLPKFEEDLYKVDDGLYLIPTAEVPVTNLYRDEILEAWQLPINLAGYSACFRKEAGSAGKDTRGLLRIHQFDKIELVKFTLPESSYDELEQLTADAESVLQTLGLHYRVVLLCAGDMGDKGCKCYDLEVWSPGVGRYLEISSCTNFEAYQARRANIRFRREQGAKPEHVHILNGSGLATPRLFSAIVETHYHPDGYVDVPGPLRQYVGTDRIEAGTL